A single genomic interval of halophilic archaeon DL31 harbors:
- a CDS encoding cytochrome oxidase assembly (PFAM: Cytochrome oxidase assembly~KEGG: hla:Hlac_1803 cytochrome oxidase assembly) — protein sequence MKRPSYRQFALFATALTGSLVALGVYTAATGAGLACAQQWPLCDNGLLPQSLPSFIEWFHRLVAMVTGFVIIGVVAAAWLGEQSQRTALFATAALVLLPLQISLGAVTVTLNGAIPGGYSVPTQAAHLLVALAIFTALTLSTLSAMRGDYQRSATERSRLALFTVLALLPVNAVFGRVTPLLDYSPAAQALFALTALATFATLVAATVWLPMTGVARYRPALGAALASVFLVTLLGRDLVVYTWTAHLVNWVLYGVAFAAVALVAYAAQTAPRDGRSVLA from the coding sequence ATGAAGCGCCCGAGCTACCGACAGTTCGCGCTGTTCGCCACGGCTCTCACCGGCAGCTTAGTCGCACTCGGCGTCTACACCGCAGCCACTGGGGCCGGGCTGGCGTGCGCACAGCAGTGGCCACTCTGTGACAACGGGTTGCTCCCCCAGAGTCTCCCCAGTTTTATCGAGTGGTTCCACCGCCTCGTGGCGATGGTGACGGGCTTCGTCATCATCGGCGTCGTCGCAGCGGCGTGGCTGGGCGAGCAGTCCCAGCGGACCGCGCTGTTCGCGACGGCCGCGCTCGTGCTCCTCCCGCTCCAAATTTCGCTGGGTGCGGTGACGGTCACACTCAACGGCGCCATCCCCGGCGGCTACTCCGTGCCGACGCAGGCTGCCCACTTGCTGGTCGCCCTGGCCATCTTCACCGCACTGACGCTGTCGACGCTGTCGGCGATGCGGGGAGACTACCAGCGCTCGGCCACCGAACGGAGCCGACTGGCGCTGTTCACCGTGCTCGCACTGCTCCCGGTGAACGCCGTCTTCGGGCGCGTCACACCGCTGCTTGACTACAGCCCGGCCGCACAGGCCCTGTTCGCGCTGACTGCGCTGGCGACGTTCGCAACACTGGTCGCTGCCACCGTCTGGCTCCCGATGACCGGGGTCGCACGCTACCGCCCGGCACTGGGGGCCGCGCTCGCCTCGGTCTTCCTCGTGACGCTCCTGGGGCGTGACCTCGTCGTCTACACCTGGACCGCCCACCTGGTGAACTGGGTGCTCTACGGCGTCGCCTTCGCCGCCGTCGCTCTCGTCGCCTACGCCGCCCAGACGGCGCCCCGTGACGGCCGGTCGGTGCTCGCATAG
- a CDS encoding polar amino acid ABC transporter, inner membrane subunit (KEGG: hwa:HQ2731A ABC-type glutamine/glutamate/polar amino acids transport system, permease protein~TIGRFAM: Amino acid ABC transporter, permease protein, 3-TM region, His/Glu/Gln/Arg/opine~PFAM: Binding-protein-dependent transport systems inner membrane component) has protein sequence MATDTGRQRDASVLDKLDDNRFRQIGMLGTALFALVVAVFISYILLARVDYPLLINIIYPQFTFAFLRVIGIILISGVLAVVAGVIVGLARVSKTGLTRAIAKGYIEFFRGTPLLFQLFVIYLGVPQLWPPGQFPIQGFNYYAAVIGLTMNHAAYVGEALRGGIESIPKGQMEAARSLGMSYIQSMREVVLPQAWRNSLAAIGNDQVILVKDTSLLTVLAIPELLSAFRQVNSATFDAWTPIVLVAVAYLMITIPLGKLIRMLEARADPAAGGEH, from the coding sequence ATGGCAACCGACACCGGGAGGCAGCGCGACGCCAGCGTCCTCGACAAGCTGGACGACAACCGCTTCCGACAGATCGGGATGCTGGGGACCGCGCTGTTCGCCCTCGTCGTAGCGGTGTTCATCAGCTACATCCTGTTGGCACGGGTCGATTACCCCCTGCTCATCAACATCATCTACCCGCAGTTCACGTTCGCGTTCCTCCGGGTCATCGGCATCATCCTGATCAGCGGGGTGCTGGCGGTGGTCGCGGGGGTCATCGTCGGCCTGGCACGAGTCTCAAAAACGGGGCTGACACGCGCCATTGCGAAGGGGTATATCGAGTTCTTCCGCGGGACGCCGCTGCTGTTCCAACTGTTCGTCATCTACCTCGGTGTGCCACAGCTGTGGCCGCCGGGGCAGTTCCCCATCCAGGGGTTCAACTACTACGCCGCGGTCATCGGCCTGACGATGAACCACGCGGCCTACGTGGGTGAGGCGCTCCGGGGCGGCATCGAGTCAATCCCGAAGGGCCAGATGGAGGCCGCCCGCTCGCTGGGTATGTCCTACATCCAGTCGATGCGGGAGGTCGTGCTCCCACAGGCTTGGCGAAACTCGCTTGCAGCCATCGGCAACGACCAGGTCATCCTCGTGAAGGACACCTCGCTGCTGACGGTGCTGGCGATTCCGGAGCTGCTGTCGGCGTTCCGGCAGGTCAACTCAGCGACCTTCGACGCGTGGACACCGATCGTTCTCGTCGCGGTTGCCTATCTCATGATCACGATTCCGCTCGGCAAACTCATCCGGATGCTCGAGGCGCGTGCGGACCCCGCCGCGGGGGGTGAGCACTGA
- a CDS encoding Replication factor C large subunit (HAMAP: Replication factor C large subunit~PFAM: ATPase, AAA-type, core~KEGG: hla:Hlac_1810 replication factor C large subunit~SMART: ATPase, AAA+ type, core), protein MADWTESYRPSTLSEVRGNNKARDAFEEWGRSWDDHTEAVILYGSPGVGKTSAAHALAADMGWETVELNASDQRTADAIERFAGRAARNATLGGSASGEVGGGRQLVIVDEADNIHGNYDRGGAQAVTNLVKEANQPIVLIANEFYEMSRGLRNACQDIEFRDVSARSIVPVLRDICRKEGIEFESDALERIADANSGDLRGAVKDLQATAEGKTHLTVDDVVTGDRDTTVGIFTVLDAILKEKSPQEALHTAYDADETPDDLTAWVEDKVMKVYDPEETVRAYEYLANADRWLGRVMATQNYSYWRYVTDNVAAGVAASRDKTRGGWTQYGGRPQMWPSSDATVDEICRKIADAAGASIETARREILPFLSAATHHCKPRDLTVAVTAYFDFDETDLAAITGSGESTNKVQGIVEDAEELRDDALEAHAGGAFAGATRVADGETETKTETEADGDTAAGEQPESDPEAAAAGAEEPPDEEVDDDSQSGLSDFV, encoded by the coding sequence ATGGCTGATTGGACCGAGTCCTACCGTCCCTCGACGCTCTCGGAGGTGCGGGGGAACAACAAAGCCCGCGACGCCTTCGAGGAGTGGGGGCGGTCGTGGGACGACCACACGGAGGCGGTCATTCTCTACGGGAGCCCAGGCGTGGGCAAGACCTCTGCAGCACACGCGCTGGCGGCGGATATGGGCTGGGAGACAGTCGAACTCAACGCCTCCGACCAGCGGACTGCCGACGCCATCGAGCGGTTCGCTGGTCGGGCAGCGCGTAACGCCACGCTCGGCGGCAGTGCGAGTGGGGAGGTCGGCGGCGGCCGCCAACTGGTCATCGTCGACGAGGCCGACAACATCCACGGCAACTACGACCGCGGCGGTGCCCAAGCCGTCACGAACCTCGTGAAGGAGGCGAACCAGCCCATCGTGCTCATCGCCAACGAGTTCTACGAGATGAGTCGCGGCCTGCGCAACGCCTGTCAGGATATCGAGTTCCGGGACGTGTCTGCACGCTCGATTGTTCCCGTCCTCCGGGACATCTGCCGGAAAGAGGGTATCGAGTTCGAGAGCGACGCCCTGGAGCGCATCGCCGACGCCAACAGCGGTGACCTGCGCGGCGCAGTCAAAGACTTACAGGCCACTGCCGAGGGGAAGACACACCTCACGGTCGATGACGTTGTCACTGGGGACCGGGACACCACTGTCGGCATCTTCACCGTGCTCGACGCGATTCTGAAGGAGAAATCCCCACAGGAGGCGCTTCACACCGCCTACGACGCCGACGAGACGCCCGACGACCTGACGGCCTGGGTCGAGGACAAGGTGATGAAGGTCTACGACCCCGAGGAGACGGTCCGGGCCTACGAGTACCTCGCCAACGCCGACCGCTGGCTGGGTCGCGTGATGGCCACGCAGAACTACTCCTACTGGCGCTACGTCACCGACAACGTCGCGGCGGGCGTCGCCGCGTCCCGCGACAAGACACGCGGTGGCTGGACCCAGTACGGCGGCCGGCCACAGATGTGGCCCTCCTCGGACGCCACGGTGGACGAAATCTGCCGGAAGATCGCAGACGCTGCGGGGGCCAGCATCGAGACGGCGCGGCGCGAAATCCTCCCGTTCCTCTCGGCGGCGACGCACCACTGCAAACCACGTGACTTGACAGTCGCAGTCACGGCCTACTTCGACTTCGACGAAACGGATCTCGCGGCCATCACCGGTAGCGGCGAGTCCACCAACAAGGTGCAAGGCATCGTCGAGGACGCCGAAGAACTGCGGGATGATGCGCTCGAAGCACACGCCGGCGGCGCGTTCGCAGGCGCGACTCGGGTGGCCGACGGAGAAACGGAAACGAAAACGGAAACCGAAGCGGACGGTGACACAGCGGCTGGCGAACAGCCCGAGTCAGATCCCGAAGCAGCGGCCGCTGGGGCCGAGGAGCCGCCCGACGAGGAGGTTGATGACGACTCCCAGTCCGGGCTCTCGGATTTCGTCTGA
- a CDS encoding Chloromuconate cycloisomerase (KEGG: hvo:HVO_1488 mandelate racemase/muconate lactonizing enzyme family protein~PFAM: Mandelate racemase/muconate lactonizing enzyme, N-terminal; Mandelate racemase/muconate lactonizing enzyme, C-terminal) produces MSKQYADLHDPNAEYTMRELSAETMGVTGSRGGDRDVAITDVQTTMVDGNFPWTLVRVYTDAGVVGTGEAYWGAGVPEIIERMTPFLVGENPLDIDRLYEHLVQKMSGEGSVEGVTVTAISGIELALHDLAGKILGIPAYQLLGGKYRDSVRVYCDCHTEAEADPEACADEAERVVEELGYDALKFDLDVPSGHEKDRANRHLRPGEIRHKAEIVEAVTERVKDRADVAFDCHWTFSGGSAKRLAAELEAYDVWWLEDPVPPENLEVQEEVTKSTLTPITVGENRYRVTELRRLIENQAVDIVAPDLPKVGGMRETRKIADVANQYYVPVAMHNVASPIGTMASAHVGAAIPNSLAVEYHSYELDWWSDLVEEPVIEDGQIEIPEKPGLGLTLDMDVVEAHMVEGETLFDEA; encoded by the coding sequence ATGAGTAAGCAGTACGCTGACCTCCACGACCCGAACGCGGAGTACACGATGCGGGAGCTTTCCGCCGAGACAATGGGCGTCACCGGGAGCCGAGGTGGCGACCGTGACGTCGCGATTACCGACGTGCAGACCACGATGGTCGACGGCAACTTCCCGTGGACCCTCGTCAGAGTCTACACCGACGCCGGCGTCGTCGGCACGGGTGAGGCCTACTGGGGCGCGGGCGTCCCGGAGATCATCGAGCGCATGACGCCGTTCCTCGTCGGCGAGAACCCCCTGGATATCGACCGGCTCTATGAACATCTCGTTCAGAAGATGTCCGGCGAGGGCAGCGTCGAGGGGGTCACCGTCACCGCAATCTCGGGTATCGAACTCGCGCTGCACGACCTCGCCGGAAAGATTCTCGGCATCCCGGCTTACCAACTTCTGGGTGGGAAATACCGCGACTCCGTCCGGGTCTACTGTGACTGTCACACCGAGGCCGAGGCCGACCCAGAGGCCTGCGCCGACGAGGCCGAACGCGTGGTTGAGGAACTCGGCTACGACGCGCTGAAGTTCGATCTCGACGTGCCCTCCGGCCACGAGAAGGACCGCGCGAACCGCCATCTCAGACCGGGCGAAATCCGGCACAAGGCCGAGATTGTCGAGGCCGTCACCGAGCGCGTGAAAGACCGCGCCGACGTGGCGTTCGACTGTCACTGGACGTTCTCCGGTGGCTCAGCCAAGCGCCTCGCTGCGGAACTCGAGGCCTACGACGTGTGGTGGCTCGAGGACCCCGTGCCGCCGGAGAACCTCGAGGTGCAGGAAGAAGTCACCAAGTCCACCCTTACTCCCATCACCGTGGGCGAGAATCGCTATCGGGTCACCGAACTCCGGCGGCTCATCGAGAATCAGGCCGTCGACATCGTCGCCCCCGACCTGCCGAAAGTGGGCGGGATGCGCGAGACTCGGAAAATCGCCGACGTGGCCAATCAGTACTACGTCCCCGTCGCGATGCACAACGTCGCTTCGCCCATCGGGACGATGGCTTCCGCACACGTCGGCGCCGCCATCCCGAACTCGCTGGCCGTGGAGTACCACTCCTACGAACTGGACTGGTGGAGTGACCTTGTCGAGGAACCGGTCATCGAGGACGGCCAGATCGAAATTCCGGAAAAACCCGGGCTCGGGCTGACGCTGGACATGGACGTCGTCGAAGCGCATATGGTCGAGGGCGAGACCCTCTTTGACGAGGCCTGA
- a CDS encoding ABC-type transporter, periplasmic subunit family 3 (KEGG: hvo:HVO_2432 putative glutamine ABC transporter periplasmic substrate-binding protein~PFAM: Extracellular solute-binding protein, family 3~SMART: Extracellular solute-binding protein, family 3), which translates to MDRRTYLKATGGAAAALSFAGCTGGSNETISIGSDIPYRPFEYETTDGELTGFDVDIAEAIFAGELDMEYEFQQTSFDTIIPSLNNGNFRIIMSAMTINDERDEQVDFSDPYFTAYQTIVVREGSDITSKEDMAGIRVGVQKGTTGAGAAQGLKEELGGDLKINEYDQIPDAFSALLNNQVDAVINDNTVSAEFVNGEGDGDVRFVEGEGAAAEEGENAPPYLTLTVENYGIAFRQDDDEFREEVNGALAAIREDGTYDEIYNEYFAG; encoded by the coding sequence ATGGATAGACGAACATACCTGAAGGCGACCGGTGGCGCCGCGGCGGCGCTCTCCTTTGCTGGCTGTACCGGCGGTTCAAATGAGACCATCAGTATCGGGTCGGACATCCCCTACCGACCGTTCGAGTACGAGACGACCGATGGCGAGCTAACCGGCTTCGACGTGGATATCGCGGAGGCCATTTTCGCCGGCGAACTCGACATGGAGTACGAGTTCCAGCAGACCTCCTTCGACACCATCATCCCGTCGCTGAACAACGGCAACTTCCGCATCATCATGTCGGCGATGACCATCAACGACGAGCGGGACGAGCAGGTCGACTTCTCGGACCCCTACTTCACGGCCTACCAGACCATCGTCGTCCGGGAGGGCTCCGACATCACCTCGAAGGAGGATATGGCCGGCATCCGGGTGGGTGTCCAGAAAGGGACGACCGGTGCCGGTGCCGCTCAGGGCCTCAAAGAGGAGCTGGGTGGCGACCTGAAGATCAACGAGTACGACCAGATTCCTGACGCGTTCAGCGCCCTGCTGAACAACCAGGTCGACGCCGTCATCAACGACAACACCGTCAGTGCGGAGTTCGTCAACGGCGAGGGTGACGGTGACGTGCGCTTCGTCGAGGGCGAGGGCGCCGCCGCCGAGGAGGGCGAGAACGCACCGCCGTACCTCACGCTCACCGTCGAGAACTACGGCATCGCCTTCCGTCAGGACGACGACGAGTTCCGCGAGGAGGTCAACGGCGCCCTCGCCGCCATCCGCGAGGACGGCACGTACGACGAAATCTACAACGAGTACTTCGCCGGGTAA
- a CDS encoding Fe(3+)-transporting ATPase (PFAM: ABC transporter-like~KEGG: hvo:HVO_2430 putative glutamine ABC transporter ATP-binding protein~SMART: ATPase, AAA+ type, core) → MGLLEFEGVDKYFGETHVLKDIDLEVDAEEVAVVIGPSGSGKSTLLRCTNRLEEIQSGEIRLDGTPLTNPDADINRLRQRIGMVFQSFNLFPHMTALENVALAPTKVKGVKESIAREEAHDLLERVGLAKQTESYPAQLSGGQQQRVAIARALAMEPDVMLFDEVTSALDPELVGEVLEVMRDLASEGMTMMVVTHEMGFAREVADTVTLMAEGEIVEQGEPKPFFENPSTERGQQFLSKLL, encoded by the coding sequence ATGGGGCTGCTCGAGTTCGAGGGCGTTGACAAATACTTCGGTGAGACACACGTCCTGAAGGATATCGACCTCGAGGTCGACGCTGAGGAGGTCGCCGTCGTCATCGGCCCCTCCGGGTCGGGGAAGTCGACGCTGCTTCGCTGTACGAATCGCTTGGAGGAAATCCAATCGGGCGAGATTCGGCTGGACGGCACACCGCTGACCAACCCGGACGCAGACATCAATCGCCTGCGCCAGCGGATCGGGATGGTGTTCCAGTCGTTCAACCTCTTCCCACACATGACAGCGCTGGAAAACGTCGCGCTCGCGCCCACCAAGGTGAAAGGCGTCAAGGAGTCTATCGCCCGCGAGGAGGCCCACGACCTACTGGAGCGGGTCGGACTGGCCAAACAGACCGAGTCGTACCCGGCTCAACTCTCTGGCGGCCAACAACAACGTGTGGCCATCGCCCGCGCGCTGGCCATGGAGCCAGACGTGATGCTGTTCGACGAAGTGACCAGCGCGCTCGACCCCGAACTCGTCGGCGAAGTGCTCGAGGTCATGCGTGACCTGGCCAGCGAAGGGATGACGATGATGGTCGTCACCCACGAGATGGGGTTCGCCCGGGAGGTCGCCGACACGGTGACGCTGATGGCCGAGGGAGAGATCGTCGAGCAGGGCGAGCCCAAGCCCTTCTTCGAGAACCCCTCGACCGAGCGGGGCCAGCAGTTCCTCTCGAAGCTGCTCTGA
- a CDS encoding PfkB domain protein (PFAM: Carbohydrate/purine kinase~KEGG: hbo:Hbor_26610 2-keto-3-deoxygluconate kinase) translates to MVEDDRETGPGIVTFGESMLRLGTPAGERLVTADALNLHIGGAESNVAADASRLGAETVWLSKLPESPLADRVVEGITRHGVDARVARGEGRVGTYYLDAGGAPRGTEVVYDREGTAIRSATPEELDTAAIEAAETFLVTGITPALSGTLEATTRTLLETAREAGTKTVFDPNYRAKLWSPAEARETLTELLPLVDTLVVAERDAREVLAREGSPEAIAAELAAEFGHETVVLTRGAEGSLAWADGETHEQAAFDAETHDAVGSGDAFVAGFLVARGDGQSVPEALSWGSATASLKRTIAGDVAVIDRADVERVRSDASGIER, encoded by the coding sequence ATGGTCGAAGACGACAGAGAGACGGGGCCGGGTATCGTGACCTTCGGCGAGTCGATGCTTCGGCTTGGCACGCCCGCTGGCGAGCGGCTGGTCACTGCTGATGCACTGAACCTCCACATCGGCGGCGCTGAGAGCAACGTCGCTGCAGACGCGTCACGGCTCGGCGCTGAAACGGTCTGGCTTTCGAAACTTCCCGAGTCCCCGCTCGCGGACCGCGTCGTCGAGGGAATCACACGCCACGGCGTCGACGCGCGGGTCGCCCGCGGCGAGGGTCGTGTCGGGACGTACTACCTCGACGCCGGCGGTGCTCCGCGAGGGACCGAGGTGGTCTACGACCGCGAGGGCACAGCAATCCGGTCGGCGACGCCAGAGGAACTCGATACGGCGGCCATCGAGGCCGCCGAGACGTTCCTCGTCACGGGCATCACGCCCGCGCTCTCGGGGACGCTCGAGGCGACGACTCGAACACTCCTGGAGACTGCTCGAGAGGCGGGGACGAAGACAGTGTTCGACCCCAACTACCGAGCCAAACTCTGGTCACCCGCCGAGGCTCGGGAGACGCTGACAGAGCTGCTGCCACTGGTCGACACGCTCGTCGTTGCCGAGCGGGACGCTCGAGAGGTGCTAGCCCGTGAAGGCTCGCCCGAAGCAATCGCTGCGGAGCTGGCGGCGGAGTTCGGCCACGAGACCGTCGTCCTGACCCGCGGTGCCGAGGGCTCGCTGGCGTGGGCGGACGGCGAGACCCACGAACAGGCGGCGTTCGACGCAGAGACCCACGACGCCGTGGGGAGCGGGGACGCCTTTGTTGCCGGCTTTCTCGTGGCTCGCGGCGATGGTCAGTCGGTCCCAGAGGCGCTTTCCTGGGGGTCTGCAACCGCGTCGCTCAAACGAACGATTGCCGGTGACGTGGCGGTCATCGACCGCGCAGACGTCGAACGCGTGCGCTCGGACGCAAGCGGTATCGAGCGGTAG